From the Manihot esculenta cultivar AM560-2 chromosome 3, M.esculenta_v8, whole genome shotgun sequence genome, one window contains:
- the LOC110611518 gene encoding transcription factor GTE1, whose protein sequence is MEPVTRFNPDMKDLAQGNADPNVSELEGFSHHIDELLAKVNELEQGVNVVEQFYMTADNKQHNTDKYNSVVKDKIREKYLTKIENQEQHASQREAAAEKRMRELMRQFAGIFHQITQHSWAWPFLEPVDVVGLGLHDYYEVIEKPMDFGTIKNKMEAKDSTGYKNVREIYADVRLVFKNAMKYNNERDDVHIMAKTLLEKFEEKWLQLLPKVVEEERRQTKEQVSVQAGARLAQEASYANMSRDLSRELSKVDVQLEKLRKTVVQKCRKMTVEEKKKLGTALTRLSPEDLTRALEIVADDNPSFQATAEVVDLDMDAQSELTLWRLKVFVKNALKGMGRNSAGVDGNNSNEKKDNTNINNKRSKNSIPTATAATTTNKRRREMRDAINRTSTKKTRRISLIS, encoded by the exons ATGGAGCCCGTGACCAGATTCAATCCAGATATGAAAGACTTGGCACAGGGCAATGCTGATCCTAATGTCTCAGAATTGGAAGGGTTTAGCCATCACATTGATGAATTATTAGCAAAAGTTAATGAG CTTGAACAAGGTGTCAATGTAGTCGAACAGTTCTACATGACTGCAGataacaaacaacacaacactGATAAGTATAACTCAGTTGTGAAGGACAAAATCAGGGAAAAATATTTAACCAAAATTGAGAATCAAGAGCAACATGCTTCACAGAGGGAAGCAGCTGCTGAAAAGAGGATGCGAGAACTTATGCGCCAGTTTGCAGGAATATTTCATCAG ATCACTCAGCACAGTTGGGCATGGCCTTTCTTGGAGCCTGTAGATGTTGTGGGACTTGGTTTGCACGACTATTATGAG GTAATTGAAAAGCCAATGGACTTCggtacaataaaaaataaaatggaagcTAAGGATAGCACTGGGTACAAGAATGTCCGGGAAATATATGCTGATGTTAGGCTGGTTTTTAAGAATGCCATGAAATACAATAATGAAAGGGATGATGTTCACATAATGGCCAAAACTTTGCTGGAAAAATTTGAAGAGAAATGGCTTCAACTTTTGCCTAAGGTTGTTGAAGAA GAAAGAAGACAAACAAAGGAGCAAGTATCAGTGCAGGCAGGCGCAAGACTAGCTCAAGAGGCTTCATATGCCAATATGTCTAGGGATTTAAGCAGAGAA CTTTCTAAGGTTGATGTGCAACTGGAGAAACTCAGAAAAACAGTAGTTCAAAAATGCAG AAAAATGACTgttgaagagaaaaagaaactaGGGACGGCTCTCACTCGCTTATCCCCTGAAGATCTGACTAGGGCACTGGAGATAGTTGCTGATGATAATCCGAGTTTCCAAGCAACAGCTGAGGTGGTGGACCTTGACATGGATGCTCAG AGTGAATTGACATTGTGGAGGCTAAAGGTTTTTGTGAAGAATGCTTTAAAAGGTATGGGCAGGAATTCTGCTGGTGTGGATGGCAACAACAGCAATGAAAAAAAGGACAACACCAACATCAATAACAAGAGGAGCAAAAATTCTATCCCCACTGCTACTGCTGCAACCACCACCAACAAACGAAGAAGAGAGATGCGTGATGCTATTAACAGGACATCTACGAAGAAGACTAGGCGAATCTCCCTCATTTCATGA